In Planococcus citri chromosome 4, ihPlaCitr1.1, whole genome shotgun sequence, the genomic window CGGGAATCATCCGAACATCCTCCGACTCCTTGGCTGCTGTAGCCAAGGGGGACCCCTGCTTGTAATCACAGAATTGGCTCACAATggaaacctgaaaaattttctacaaaaacaCCGTCATCAATCCATCAAACCAACAGAAATCACTCTTCTGACTTATGCTCGTCAAATTGCTCAGGGCATGATTCATCTAACTGCTATGAAGGTATGTTAACCTAAGTAATTCATCAAGAAGCTCtgaattgtacaattttcaaaaggatGTAGGTACTCATTCATACTTCTTACTTAGTGCATTCATCGAGATTTAGCAGCTCGAAACGTTCTTGTAACAGCTGACCACACGATGAAAATAGCAGATTTTGGCCTCGCTAGAAATGTGGAAAATTCGGAGTACTACAAAAAAACAACGGAAGGTAGGCTTCCCGTGAAATGGATGGCACCTGAAGCTTTACTTCACAACAAATACTCTATAAAATCCGACGTGTAAGTagaaaagaaactgaaaaaaagatCCTAAGGTATATTATAAAAAAGGGAGATGCTTCACTGTTGATATTCGTTTTTATCTATACCTATAGGTGGTCATATGGTGTACTATTATGGGAAATTGTGACCTTTGGTGAGAATCCATACCCTTCGATCAAAAGCTTTGCTGGGGTAATTCAGGTTATAATCCAGAATCGTCGGCTGGAGAAGCCCCTTAACACATCCGCAGATGtgtgagtacctacctacattaacaaaaaatttccagaattgcTTGGAGGAAATAAACTGCATGGTTACTTATGAACCAGATATACTATTTTTTGCAGGTACAATTTGATGCTAGATTGTTGGAAATATGAACCCAAACAGCGTCCAAATTTCTCAACTATTGTTGAACGTATAACAGAATTATTGGGTAATGTAGATGTAAGTATGCGTAATGTGCCAAGTACGATGATAAGTTATATATTTAATAAATTGTTGATCAACTTTCAATAATTTACAATTTgttgtttttcatttgaaaatgtaGGTGGACAACGAGTCTGACTATTCAGAGAATTCTGATCAATCTGAATTAAGAAGTTTAATCTCCCCCACAGACTCCACTGAAGATGAAAATGCAAGCGAGTTGCATTATTCTTTAAAGGGTTGATTACAAAGTGCTCTCATAGATGAGGGAATTATCATGTTTAAAGTTGAGCAGAAAATCGTAGTTACACCATTGCAAGGACTGTAGTAAAAGGATTGTAGACCTCCACAACTTCCAATGAGAAGCAAAGCGAATGCTACATTATGCTTTCTTTACTTCAGAACATTATacttattattcaattttattttttattcagttttcaatgaattaattggtatttttattttaccttgTATGAGTTGTATGTTATTCTGtctctttgtttttttggttttgttttgtaaaaaaataaaataaaataaatttatgaataCAGTTAggcaattgaatttttcaaactcgcaCACTCTCTGATTTGAGTAAAACTCAGCTagattgaaaaatcatattctGAAACGTTTAGAAATTTTAGCCTAATCATAAATGCGATAAACAAGGATACCATGTTCGTTTACTCTCGTTTTATCAAGCATCCACATTCCACTATGACACATTATTGCGctataaaaatcacaatttcacgAACTTACCTACAAAATTATTCGCAACAAGGAAGTCAGTCTCATGATTTGTTAATTTGATAGAATTAATTGCATAGATTCATTTTCCACTCAGTTCATGAAATGTGCATAATGACCTTATCAATATTGTTACATCCTGAATgcaagtacatataaaatacaATAGGCCTTATACCTGCATAATTTAATCAATAATCACATgaaatcgcacctcgggagtaataaggtcacatctcaaaaaaaattgattttgatgtttttgcatttttggggtttgtatgacccccctcgaccaaaaattacactttgagttgggtacattatctagatcttgtaaaaaacgcaaatggcctaactcaaaatctcaacaacattgcaagttgtttggagttataagggtacatctcaaaaaactccaccttttttgagcaaattttgtatatacaaagtgttaacaaatagttttgattgttttgaatgtttgtcagttagaaatagtcacaaggagtgcagtttttattggtttgtaccaaatggaaaattttaccgacttttcttaagaaaagtggagtactgtatttgttgcgatggtggaagttgggtcggggagtgacttttctttacgttttgagggtctgggatcacgatacgaccattcccgaaaattcaggtttccttatataaggtttatatatatataggtattagtatccagacttgtcaactgttgaatgggttaattttactatacaagtggactgaccaacttgtcaactatagttgacaagtcatgggttaattttactatacaagtcaactatgagttttcagaaacttccaccagaggtcgcatggcttagaaatcaaggcgcgaggacgaacgcagggtctacatttgatttgtagtgagtagaatgtgatgtgctggtggagatgtatgcaaatacatcgatcctgagtgtacacgacaacaaatttgactcgaaatatttcagtattttattggccaattgaaaaattagaaacatcaaaaattttcattttgtttaagctttcttgtggtgtcttaactttctcaaaattcaaattactttgactccattttcaaaaattttcttcaaaatttagcctaaaaatctgattacttttttcaacacatagattttttaaatattagattgaatctgtaaagaaaattttattaagtgatatagaacagaaattatgccaattttaaaattttgttcacttttcagtatatatgccaagcatagttgacatgtctggtcgcaagcaaatatatatatatatatatatataagttttttttggttttttcgatataactcaaaagctgtaaacttttggatcgtggtgataattttggtttgtagGGACGGTAAAGGCCTAGTTGTatgcaaagtttcatcaaaattggttcagccgttttctagatattgaattttgaaaaattgtgaaaaaaaagtttaaagttcaataacctcgaaaactttgaacttttggagcatgatggttatgtcaaaaaatcgggCTTGTAACCTAGTTATAAgatattaaatttgatcaaaatcggttcagccgttcctgagaaatttcatttttaatgaattttgtgcaaagtcaccccgcaaattttgtcgctcgataaacgctgaagctgcgaacttttgaaacatgctgatgatgacaaaatgttaggcaagtatccaacgggtgaaaatttaaatttcatcaaaatcggttaagctgttcttgagtaattaatttttaaagttgatgattttttcaatgtgccattttatcaaataaaattatcgattttcgtattatttcgaaattcgaatattcgcggatgaatttttggaaattcgagttcgacaaaaaatcgaggatatttttattgatacaatgtacgtttaaacgatacgtttatcgatcaatttcacgaaaatagaaatgaaaatttatcgaatttcttatttcaaataggtagtcaacatgtataccttttaaaattgcattttggaaaagtacAACGGTGGACCTGTGGCGAAGGAGTTGGCTTGGTGAGCGAGTGGTACACGGTTCAAATCTTACCCcaggagcaaatttttttaaaaatttttttaacgatttttgacagaaaatgttggaatttatcgatttttttatttcgaatgtacgcggatcaattttggactcgataattactcgatatattcgcgaataattaaccaaaaattaattaaatggatttttgacagaaaatgttgaaatttatcgattttcttatttcgaattcgttcctgtataatttaccaaaaatcaatcgaataattcgattcgttcgcgaatgattcatgaaaaattaatacatgaaTGATTCATTGGCAATTGATTAACAGACccgtcaattcgttcgtgaacaattcaacgaaaataaattgaataaatcgagtcgttcgcgaatgattcacgaaaaataattcaatgaatcgAGTCATTCGCGACTAATTTATCAactatattcgttcgcgaatgatttactaacaattgataaattcgttcgtgaatgatttaccaaaaattaatcatatgaattgattcgttcgcgaataattcacaaaaaataattcaattcgttcgtgaatgattcaccaaaaatggagtgaatgaatcgattcgttcgcgaacgagtcacttatacgaatctattcgttcgcgaatgatatattaaaaattgagtgaatgaatcgattcgttcgtgaacgagtcactcatacgaatcaattcgttcgcgaatgattcatcaaaaattgagtaaatgaatcgattcgttcgcgaacgagtcacttatacgaatcaattcgttcgcgaatgattcagtaactattgattaactcgttcgcgagtgattcacctagaaattaatcaatttgttcaatccccgatcgtttgtaaatgattctattcgattgtaaacaaatcaattgctgtacaattgtttaaaaaaaaaacgaatcaattcgtttgtaaaatatttttatttacagaaAAGTCGGTATTCTCACGcttaatgcgtgagtgtttttttaaattgatcacttttcagaaaaatgaatttgcacatatcatgaaattttagttttttgagaaaaactcaaaaactaagcactctagaaaaaaactaacgacattatgtcgattggaaatttaattctctacaactttatTGTTATGAAATtctttttggacgcttcctttcgcctccacatcaattttaatgaaaggttctaactcaaaatgttttccaaacattgaaatatttcctctttaagattttatttttcaaagtgttcttatgcgaaatgaaggtaggataccagatctttaaaatgaggtgctattcattcctcacaattaattataagttgataaaaataatgaatcaagttttaaaaaaaaagaaaatcactctcctgtaaaatttcacttttatgagatgtgaccttattactcccgaggtgcgaaattATAATAATGTGCACATACgttttagctcaaaaattgcttttttgcAGCTAATCCCTTGTaactaattgtaagtattttatCAGAATTAAAGATCCAGTGTTATAGACAGCAAAAATTAAGAACTTCAAATAAGAAAgaagtatattttcaaaatacttgacaGATTTACAAGGTACTTGTGAGTATTAAGTTCATTGATACCAAGATCTATTAATGTTCCATGTAGATAAGTAGATGTTAGGTGATTATAAGAAgtaccaaccaaaaaaaaatcatccggaGTAAAAACTAATGACTGTTGAAGATGGTTCTATGGAGTGTTTGTTGAACACTAAGCGTTGAAACTTCAtctgaaacaaaattatcaagtactgattaagtataaaaagtataccaacaaaaaaatcatctcgagTAAAAATTAATGATTGTTGATTGTTCTATGTATTTCTTCTTGAAGACTCAACGTTGAATCTTCAtctgaaacaaaattatcaagtacCTACTGATTATAAAAAGTACATGTAAGTAAACCAACACAAAAATCATCTCGAGTAAAAGTTAAAAATTGTTGAGGGTTCTATGGATTGTTTCTTGAAAACTCAGCGTTGAATCTTCAtctgaaacaaaattatcaagtagATACTAGGTAACTGTTTCACAAAATACACAACAAACATACACGCCACAGAGTTTACCATCATTTTGTAAGGCAATGATTAAAATGAGTGAagtttattttgaatgaaagaaaattttcgcattaaaatttccactcagAAACCTATCATTTGTGTTATTGATGAATTTATGAACTAAGCTGACATTAAACAACAAAATTTCTATAAGGTAGATACTCACTATCCACcgtttttaccgactttgccgtgaaacggaaaagtaaggtattgtatttgtcatgatggttgaagatttgggtgggggtgggttttcttgacgaattgaagtgtgctgatcacgataagacgtatgacgcaaaacgagataagtttatatatatatttatatagatatagatttaaacttagtcattgtgatgcccgttttaagtatacgtagtcattgtggtgcccggttttgggcttgtggcgcccaaatcgggcaccacaaggtctttttatataaaacgatgcagaatcgagtgaaatgcactttaaggtgataaaaaaatttttgaggtaggcaccacaagtaccaagtttatgtatcgggcacctctatgactaactatgatgaaaaatccaaactgcaccagaacacctttatcatacatacctatatatgtgatcctctatgtacgcgggcaccacaattaccataaaagacccgggcaccacaaggtactaggtacgtgtattcatatatcaatttatgtataaatttgtgtcacgctgaactcaaaagctccgaactttaagtcgaaactgatgatggcaaaatattgctttgatactgaactagagaaatttttaatttggtcgaaatcgattcagccgcttatgagatatgaacgtttaagtgtgtttcaacgttatggataagctgaaatttgtgtaaacccttatatctcgcaaacggcccacccccaacaaacagacggggtggttagggtgtgtaggttgaggattggtgcgccggaggtcgggtgttcgaatcccgcgcgagtcaatatgcgaaattttttgtcgattttttgttaatttttttgttaattttattcgtccaaaatttttttgtcataaaaaatcaaaatttttcaaaaatttctagtgtaatttttgttttaacaaaaaacattaattttttggtaaatagccagtaacttttgataattttttttttgtgtgaattaagtaatattcatttttagtaaataaaatgattgttatttttggagaattactcgtaattgaagtgggtcgaaaattttggtaaattgcttgggtaatttttgttttggtaaattaatggcgtaatttttggtaaattggtattccaattggtaaattttcgtaaattactggggtaattttcagtttttcgccaaagttggttgaaaattttggtaaattactggggtaatttttggtaaattggtaaattttagtaaattgctgtggtaatttttggtattgttaaattagtggggtaatttattttgttgaattattgtgtcaacctttggaagtaaattactggggtaataaaaaattggtaaattagtggggtaatgtctggtaaattactgaggtaaatgttggtaaattgctggggtaatttttggaaagttggaaaattggtaaattaatgggtaatgtctggtaaattactgaggtaaatgtttgTAATTCGCTGGGGttattttcggtaaattggtaaattttggtaaatctgtaaattttggtaaattggtaaatttttgtaaattggtaaattttggtagttccgtaaattttggtaaattggtaaattttgaggtaatgtctggtaaattactgaggtaaatgttggtaaattgctgggggttatttagagcaaagtcggttgatcttgcgaactgcgcaagatgttttaaatatacctacattgaTTTCATAAACGAGAACTGCCAAATATGGctaactcaaattgaaaaatatgacaaatttttgcaaacaacaattgtccaaaaatgtcaaactgTTTTTGGATACATAATCTACCTCTATGATTGCTCAAACTAGGTATTATAAATTAATGTATTCAACGCATTCACATTAGCACGTGAAGAGCACTGTAGATTCAAACAGGTGTCTACACATAATGCTGTCATAGTGCTACACAACCATCCTATTTGAAAACAATCATCATGTGTTTTATACAGACGATATGTAGTTATGTGCTAGGTacagttatttatttatttattttttttgcagatttggCGATTATAAGAAATTGTTTCATAGGTCTAGTGATTTGGTTTACTCACAGCTGTCAAACACAACGTAAATTTCTGCACGGACAGGTTCAGTGGTTATTTCGTTGATAGCCTTACACACAAATTTTCCTGAATCGAGGTAACTGAAATCtctacaaaaatacataaaatgcaACATTATAGGTATCACCGtatcatatttcattttttttttttttttttttttttcattaggcGCTAATTTAATGCTATAGAGTTTGTAAATGATTAGGTTCGAAAGATTCCAATGTGTACACCTACTATTATACCTACTCACCTAATCTCCAATACTTTTCCACCGTCTGAAATGCTATAATGAccattatttattatttcttcATATCCTTTCGTGAATGTAACTGTAGGAGAAGGAACGCCATCCACAGGGCATGCCCATTGGAAAGGCTCATGAAGGTTAACAACAGCAGTTTGGGTTGATTTGCTTTCATCCGTGATTCTAACCCGCTCAGCTGAAGAATAGGAAACAGAAACGCAGATATTCGTAATGAACCTAATCAATAATTTAAATGTGTAGGTATATACAGTCTATTTTACCAGGTTTTATAAAAAGGTATGCTTCTTTGTACACATATCCGTGAATATTTGAGGCGTTACAGCCGTAATTTCCAATATGAATATCTTTCACTACATCAATTCGAAGAGTGTATTTTCCATACTGATAGTCTATTTTGTAGTCTACATTGAAAGGCCATTCAGCTATGGGCTTGCCGTTGAAAATCCAAGTATAGCTTAAACGAAAACTGAAATCTCCATCTGCGGCAATGCAATAAAATTCTGCAGATCCATTTAAGGTAGTATTCTTTTCTTGTGGTGTTTCGATGAAATATGGCTTGCCTGGAAAACAACGTGTTCCACAGGTATTCAAACCCAGTGTAcagaaatttccataaagtaAGTAATCGTAAAATATGTGGTCATTGTGCTCACCAATGTTTACAGTAAATTCATTCTTCTCATAtattgtgtgatttttgtgcACTTTGCAAGTGTATGTTCCAACGTCTTTCTGCCTGAATACGTTTATTATAACAATGCTTCTAGATTCGACTATATGAATGTTATCCTTGGATTCTAATTTTACGCCATCTTTCTCCCACGTGATGATAGGAAATGGGCTATAAATAAGCATGAATTATAAATCAATCACCATAGCATTGTTAAGTCGAATTTGCCCAATTCTTCCAATATTTAGCAATGattaataagtaagtataggagATATTGGAGTAGGAAATGTGTTTAAAGACAAATTTTCCCTGAAATATGCAATTTGCGAAGTATATTTCCCAGATAAAGTAGGCGAAATGACCCTGTTCGCAGATGAATTATTGTTGAGAACTTCtgaaaaaagcactgtttttggctatatgtcaaaaaatacattttcttctgacgttatcaaaaaagccctaatattttttgtaaaaatgaacaaaaacccCTGTAGATGGCCAAATGGCCAAGAGACAAGCTCTCTAATCCGTCACTTGTCGACACgacatttgttgacaccaatgtcaataaatgacgagtgagaagttgatatcaaaatcatCTGTcatctcccttcattttttgtctcacCAAGGTCTCaacattggtgtcatttttttgagtccaaaagaagcaaattttgattgaaaatgtgatAAATATGCCCAAAACTCCTTTTatgattcaagtaaaattattctcaaaaatatttcaccctaaaaaatttttttgaaagaaaaaaagttgccctgggTAGGGATTGAAGGTAGGTTGCCACTCACTTCTGTCACATTCTCTTACCACCAGTCCATTGCCGCTGTTGAGTGGAGAGGCCTTAAATgaatattcagtccatcttattctggacttagaaaatttttcttattgtattgtCGACTCAGACATTGACAAATGAGTCGGcaacacttcaaaatttctaaaaatattttatagatcttgtaatcgagATTATcttcctc contains:
- the LOC135843561 gene encoding neuroglian-like translates to MTIVLKGICETVLKVQTSSNEVAPSDPIRRFVSQRNIITEKGARVKLFCVYGGNPFPIITWEKDGVKLESKDNIHIVESRSIVIINVFRQKDVGTYTCKVHKNHTIYEKNEFTVNIGKPYFIETPQEKNTTLNGSAEFYCIAADGDFSFRLSYTWIFNGKPIAEWPFNVDYKIDYQYGKYTLRIDVVKDIHIGNYGCNASNIHGYVYKEAYLFIKPAERVRITDESKSTQTAVVNLHEPFQWACPVDGVPSPTVTFTKGYEEIINNGHYSISDGGKVLEIR